The following proteins are co-located in the Synechococcus sp. PROS-U-1 genome:
- the glmS gene encoding glutamine--fructose-6-phosphate transaminase (isomerizing) produces MCGIVALVGSREAAPQLLEGLRQLEYRGYDSAGIATVAAQGELTCLRAKGKLRNLTACVDTEGAPGQCGIGHTRWATHGKPEERNAHPHRSSDGAVAVVQNGIIENHRSLREQLEAAGVVFQSETDTEVIPHLLAAELQQLQAAGGTPGGGLLLEALQHVLPQLQGAYALAVIWDQAPGALAVARKAAPLLIGLGEGEFLCASDTPALAGFTRTILPMEDGEVALLSPLGVELYDASGVRQQRMPTQLSGVDHVADKREFRHFMLKEIHEQPETAELWVARHLPQGLPADQQVALPLDDAFYAGVERIQILACGTSRHAAMVGAYLLEQFAGIPTSVHYASEFRYAPPPLAPHTLTIGVTQSGETADTLAALAMEAARRRAHGDPAFAPRQLGVTNRPESSLSRQVPHILDIGAGIEVGVAATKTFLGQLLAFYGLAMAFAARRGARPAAEIKALADELRGLPQQLRQLVDLHDQRSEALAHRFADTQDVIFLGRGINYPIALEGALKLKEISYIHAEGYPAGEMKHGPIALLDSRVPVVSIAVPGVVFDKVLSNAQEAKARDAQLIGVAPKGPDTDLFDELLPVPSVSEWISPLLTVVPMQLLSYHIAAHRGLDVDQPRNLAKSVTVE; encoded by the coding sequence ATGTGCGGAATCGTTGCCCTGGTGGGCTCCAGAGAAGCGGCACCCCAGCTCCTGGAGGGTCTCCGCCAGCTGGAGTACCGCGGTTACGACTCCGCCGGGATTGCCACGGTGGCCGCTCAGGGGGAGCTGACCTGTCTGCGGGCCAAAGGCAAGCTGCGCAATCTCACCGCCTGTGTGGATACGGAAGGGGCCCCCGGGCAATGCGGCATCGGCCACACCCGCTGGGCCACCCATGGCAAGCCTGAGGAGCGCAATGCCCACCCGCACCGCAGCAGCGATGGGGCGGTGGCCGTGGTGCAGAACGGAATCATTGAGAACCATCGTTCCCTGCGGGAGCAGCTGGAGGCTGCGGGGGTGGTGTTTCAGTCGGAGACGGACACGGAGGTGATTCCGCATCTGCTGGCTGCAGAACTGCAGCAGTTGCAAGCCGCGGGTGGAACCCCAGGCGGTGGGTTGTTGCTGGAGGCCCTGCAGCACGTGCTGCCTCAGCTGCAGGGGGCTTACGCCCTGGCGGTGATCTGGGATCAAGCTCCGGGGGCGTTGGCGGTGGCTCGCAAGGCGGCACCCCTCTTGATCGGCTTGGGTGAAGGGGAGTTTCTCTGTGCCAGCGACACGCCTGCACTGGCGGGGTTCACCCGCACGATCCTGCCGATGGAAGACGGTGAGGTGGCCTTGCTTTCACCACTAGGCGTTGAGCTTTACGACGCTTCAGGGGTGCGTCAGCAACGCATGCCCACCCAGCTCAGTGGCGTGGATCACGTGGCGGACAAGCGTGAGTTCCGTCACTTCATGCTCAAGGAAATCCATGAGCAACCGGAGACGGCGGAGCTGTGGGTCGCACGCCATCTCCCCCAGGGGCTGCCGGCTGATCAGCAGGTGGCTCTGCCTTTGGACGATGCGTTTTATGCCGGGGTTGAGCGGATTCAGATCCTGGCCTGCGGCACCAGTCGCCATGCCGCGATGGTGGGGGCCTATCTGCTGGAGCAGTTCGCCGGGATCCCCACGTCGGTGCACTACGCCAGTGAATTTCGCTACGCCCCGCCGCCCCTGGCCCCCCACACCCTCACGATCGGGGTGACCCAGTCCGGTGAAACGGCCGACACCCTCGCTGCCCTGGCGATGGAGGCGGCGCGAAGGCGCGCCCATGGGGATCCGGCTTTTGCTCCTCGCCAGTTGGGGGTGACCAACCGACCCGAGAGCTCGCTGTCGCGCCAGGTGCCCCACATCCTCGACATCGGCGCCGGTATTGAAGTGGGTGTGGCTGCCACCAAGACCTTCCTGGGGCAATTGCTGGCTTTCTATGGCCTTGCTATGGCGTTTGCTGCGCGTCGTGGCGCACGCCCCGCTGCTGAGATCAAGGCTCTCGCCGATGAACTTCGCGGCTTGCCTCAGCAGCTGCGTCAGCTCGTGGATCTGCACGATCAGCGTTCTGAGGCTCTGGCTCATCGCTTTGCCGACACCCAGGATGTGATTTTCCTGGGACGCGGCATCAACTATCCGATTGCCTTGGAGGGGGCGTTGAAGCTCAAGGAAATCAGCTACATCCATGCCGAGGGTTATCCGGCAGGTGAGATGAAGCATGGCCCGATCGCCTTGCTCGATTCCCGTGTGCCGGTGGTGTCCATCGCCGTGCCCGGTGTGGTGTTCGACAAGGTGCTCAGCAACGCTCAGGAAGCCAAGGCCCGCGATGCTCAACTCATCGGGGTTGCGCCCAAAGGGCCAGATACTGATTTGTTCGACGAACTGCTGCCGGTGCCTTCGGTGAGCGAGTGGATCAGCCCCCTGCTTACCGTCGTGCCGATGCAGTTGCTGAGCTATCACATCGCAGCCCATCGGGGCCTGGATGTGGATCAACCCCGCAATCTGGCCAAGAGCGTCACGGTGGAATGA
- a CDS encoding mannose-1-phosphate guanylyltransferase/mannose-6-phosphate isomerase, translating to MAATPLIPVILCGGTGTRLWPLSRASYPKQYWPLSGDGEATLLQQTQQRLHGLDALAAPLLICNEDHRFIVAEQMRQIGVEPNAILLEPMGRNTAPAVTVAALQATSNGDDPLLLVLAADHLIRDAAQFRQVIDAGRKPAEEGRLVTFGIVPTAPETGYGYIEASEPFSAGRAEHMPIKRFVEKPDQATAEQFLSTGRFTWNSGMFLFRASAMLAELERLAPEVVSCCRAALEQDTADLEFLRLEREAFAKCPNVAIDVAVMEKTELGSVLPLDAGWSDVGSWSALWETSEQRDAQGNVLQGHVIAEGSRDCYLRSEHRLVVGLGIENLVVVETDDAVLIADRSKAQEIKTVVKQLEADGSPEGKAHRKIYRPWGSYTGVVEDSRWQVKRISVKPGASLSLQMHHHRAEHWIVVRGTAIVERDGEEQLLGENQSTYIPLGCKHRLSNPGKIPVELIEVQSGEYLGEDDIVRFEDRYGRSNLSISAS from the coding sequence ATGGCCGCCACACCGCTGATTCCTGTGATCCTCTGCGGAGGAACCGGCACACGGCTGTGGCCGCTATCGCGGGCGAGTTATCCCAAGCAATACTGGCCGCTCAGTGGTGACGGCGAAGCAACGCTGCTGCAGCAGACCCAACAACGGCTCCATGGCCTGGACGCCCTGGCAGCTCCCCTGCTGATCTGCAACGAGGACCACCGCTTCATCGTGGCCGAACAGATGCGGCAGATCGGGGTCGAACCGAACGCGATCCTGCTGGAGCCAATGGGCCGCAACACCGCCCCGGCGGTGACGGTGGCTGCGCTGCAGGCCACCTCCAATGGCGACGACCCCCTGCTGCTGGTGCTAGCGGCGGATCACCTGATCCGCGATGCCGCTCAATTCCGCCAGGTCATCGACGCGGGCCGCAAACCCGCTGAAGAGGGACGTCTGGTGACCTTCGGCATCGTGCCAACGGCGCCGGAAACCGGCTACGGCTACATCGAAGCCAGCGAACCCTTCAGCGCCGGTCGAGCCGAACACATGCCGATCAAGCGGTTTGTGGAGAAGCCCGACCAGGCCACAGCGGAACAGTTCCTCTCCACCGGCCGCTTCACCTGGAACAGCGGCATGTTCCTGTTCCGTGCCAGCGCCATGCTGGCGGAATTGGAGCGGCTGGCCCCGGAGGTGGTGAGCTGTTGCCGGGCAGCACTCGAGCAGGACACCGCAGACCTGGAATTTTTACGGCTGGAGCGGGAGGCCTTTGCCAAGTGCCCCAACGTGGCCATTGACGTGGCCGTGATGGAAAAAACGGAACTGGGCAGTGTGCTGCCGCTGGATGCGGGTTGGAGCGATGTCGGCAGTTGGAGTGCCCTTTGGGAAACCTCAGAACAGAGGGACGCCCAAGGAAACGTGCTTCAGGGCCACGTGATCGCCGAAGGCAGCCGTGACTGTTACTTGCGCAGTGAACACCGCCTGGTGGTGGGCTTGGGGATCGAGAACCTGGTGGTGGTGGAAACCGACGACGCTGTGTTGATTGCTGATCGCTCGAAGGCCCAAGAGATCAAGACCGTGGTGAAACAGCTGGAGGCCGACGGCAGCCCTGAGGGCAAGGCCCACCGCAAGATTTACCGGCCTTGGGGCTCCTACACCGGTGTGGTGGAGGACAGCCGCTGGCAGGTGAAGCGGATCTCGGTCAAACCCGGTGCCAGCCTTTCACTGCAAATGCACCACCACCGGGCTGAGCACTGGATCGTGGTGCGCGGAACAGCGATCGTCGAACGCGACGGCGAAGAGCAACTGCTGGGTGAGAACCAGAGCACCTACATCCCCCTGGGTTGCAAACACCGACTCAGCAATCCCGGAAAAATCCCCGTCGAGCTGATTGAGGTGCAAAGCGGGGAGTACCTCGGGGAAGACGACATCGTGCGCTTCGAGGATCGCTACGGCCGCAGCAATCTCAGCATCAGCGCCAGCTGA
- the rimM gene encoding ribosome maturation factor RimM (Essential for efficient processing of 16S rRNA) — MAESDDWLSVGKIVGVQGLQGELRVNPASDFPERFTAPGPRWLRSRQGGEPTEIQLKKGRQLPGKSLFVVRFEGINNRGAAEALVGQELLVSADDRPELEEGEFHLLDLVGLDARLSAAGPSIGSVTNLISGGNDLLEVTTADSRKLLIPFVEAIVPEVHLNEGWLLITPPPGLLEL, encoded by the coding sequence ATGGCAGAAAGCGACGACTGGCTCAGCGTCGGCAAGATCGTTGGGGTTCAGGGGCTGCAGGGGGAACTGCGGGTGAACCCCGCCAGTGATTTCCCTGAGCGCTTCACGGCACCAGGGCCCCGATGGCTGCGCAGCCGCCAGGGGGGTGAGCCCACGGAAATCCAACTCAAAAAAGGCCGGCAACTGCCGGGCAAGTCGCTGTTTGTTGTGCGCTTTGAGGGAATCAACAACCGCGGAGCCGCTGAAGCCCTCGTAGGGCAAGAGCTACTGGTGTCGGCAGATGATCGCCCCGAGTTGGAGGAGGGAGAATTTCACCTGCTCGATCTGGTCGGGCTGGACGCACGGCTCTCAGCCGCCGGCCCCAGCATCGGCAGCGTGACGAACCTGATCAGCGGCGGCAACGATCTGCTGGAGGTGACCACAGCCGACAGCCGCAAGCTGCTGATCCCCTTTGTGGAGGCGATCGTGCCGGAAGTGCATCTCAACGAGGGCTGGTTGCTGATCACCCCTCCGCCTGGCCTCCTGGAGCTCTGA
- a CDS encoding NAD(P)H dehydrogenase subunit NdhS, giving the protein MASAAAPILPGSTVTVADATSIYNGYTGFVQRISGDRAAVLFEGGNWDKLVTLRLKDLQPA; this is encoded by the coding sequence ATGGCGTCTGCAGCTGCTCCGATCCTCCCCGGCTCCACCGTGACCGTGGCCGATGCCACCTCGATTTACAACGGTTACACCGGCTTCGTGCAGCGGATCAGCGGAGATCGCGCGGCCGTCTTGTTTGAAGGTGGCAACTGGGACAAGTTGGTCACCCTGCGTTTGAAAGACCTCCAGCCGGCTTAG
- a CDS encoding ion transporter produces MDADRSLRQRLRATVLEASTPAGKAYNAVIFGAILLSVLALLLEPDPLGNSALRQTDVLWIDLVQNVCLAVFAADFVLHLALVEQPRRYLFSFTGLIDASAVLFFFVPQVRSELLLWVFKFGRILRVFKLLKFIDEARVLGQALRGSARTIGVFLFFVFLLQVVLGYSIFVIESVRPDSQFQTVASGVYWAIVTMTTVGYGDVVPQTELGRLLASVVMLLGFGIIAIPTGILTVSGVRHHQQKGVDVTCGSCGRQGHRRDARHCDSCGALLPSRI; encoded by the coding sequence ATGGACGCGGACCGCAGCTTGCGTCAACGCCTGCGGGCCACGGTGCTGGAAGCCAGCACTCCAGCGGGCAAGGCCTATAACGCCGTCATCTTCGGGGCGATCCTGTTGAGCGTTCTGGCTTTGTTGCTGGAACCCGATCCCTTGGGCAATTCAGCCCTGCGCCAGACGGATGTGCTCTGGATCGATTTGGTGCAGAACGTTTGCCTGGCGGTGTTTGCCGCTGATTTTGTGCTGCATCTGGCTTTGGTGGAACAGCCCCGCCGCTATTTGTTCAGCTTCACCGGCTTGATCGACGCCTCAGCGGTGCTGTTCTTTTTCGTGCCGCAGGTGCGCAGTGAGCTGTTGCTTTGGGTGTTCAAGTTCGGCCGCATCCTGCGGGTGTTCAAGCTGCTCAAGTTCATTGATGAGGCTCGCGTTCTGGGCCAGGCGCTGCGGGGAAGTGCTCGCACCATTGGCGTCTTTCTGTTCTTTGTGTTTCTGCTGCAGGTCGTTCTCGGCTACAGCATCTTCGTGATCGAGAGTGTCCGGCCGGATTCCCAGTTCCAGACGGTGGCGAGTGGCGTCTACTGGGCGATCGTGACGATGACCACGGTTGGGTACGGCGATGTGGTGCCTCAGACGGAACTGGGGCGTTTGCTGGCCTCGGTGGTGATGCTCTTGGGTTTCGGCATCATTGCCATCCCCACCGGGATTTTGACGGTGTCGGGAGTGCGGCATCACCAGCAGAAAGGGGTGGATGTGACCTGCGGCAGCTGTGGGCGTCAGGGGCACCGCAGGGATGCCCGTCATTGCGATTCCTGCGGTGCCTTGCTGCCCTCCAGGATCTGA
- the rnc gene encoding ribonuclease III produces MDPSRAAELTGLIQRLDAEVPIDPELLAQVDQALTHVSTGRARNLERLEFLGDAVLRLAATEFIDRHHADLAVGACSNLRAQLVSDRWLADVGATLAIEQHLLLGRHAQGDRSAQSRLRADATEALIGALYTALGDLEAIHRWLTPHWRATAQAMLATPHQFNGKTALQEWSQGQGLGLPQYFTEECNRQHGDPERFRCRVSVDNKELAEAKGRSRKEAEQIAAATALQILEGSKAPQESQ; encoded by the coding sequence GTGGATCCATCCCGCGCCGCAGAGCTCACCGGCCTGATCCAGCGCCTGGACGCTGAAGTCCCAATCGACCCGGAACTGCTGGCCCAGGTGGATCAGGCCCTCACCCACGTCTCGACAGGTCGCGCCCGCAACCTGGAACGGCTGGAATTCCTCGGCGATGCGGTGCTGCGGCTCGCCGCCACCGAATTCATCGACCGCCACCATGCCGATCTCGCGGTGGGTGCCTGCTCGAACCTGCGGGCCCAGCTGGTCAGCGATCGCTGGCTGGCGGATGTGGGTGCAACGCTTGCCATCGAACAACACCTGCTGCTGGGACGGCACGCCCAGGGGGATCGTTCTGCTCAATCCAGGCTGCGGGCCGATGCCACCGAAGCGCTCATCGGTGCCTTGTACACGGCCCTTGGCGACCTTGAGGCGATTCACCGCTGGCTCACCCCCCACTGGCGGGCCACAGCCCAAGCGATGCTGGCCACCCCCCATCAGTTCAACGGCAAAACAGCCCTGCAGGAGTGGAGCCAGGGCCAGGGGCTGGGACTGCCCCAGTACTTCACCGAGGAATGCAACCGCCAGCACGGCGACCCTGAGCGCTTCCGTTGCCGGGTGAGCGTCGACAACAAGGAGCTGGCCGAAGCAAAGGGCCGCTCCCGCAAGGAAGCGGAGCAAATCGCGGCGGCAACCGCCCTTCAGATCCTGGAGGGCAGCAAGGCACCGCAGGAATCGCAATGA
- a CDS encoding acetate/propionate family kinase yields MGDLCLVINLGSSSLKAALVDSTGAFVWHEGRSLAKDDVLEDVLDSWLTPAIAPHGHRLQRIGHRVVHGGERFTAPTLITPEVESRLTELIPLAPLHNPPALIGLAWARQRAPDCPQWACFDTAFHSSLPAAASTYAIPQQLRGKGFRRFGFHGINHQHVAESVAEQWRQQGRDPASLRLISAHLGAGASLAAIKGGICIDTTMGFTPLEGLVMATRSGSIDPGLLLELMREGYSADAMADILQKDSGLKGLSGLSGDMREIRAAAGNGHNGAIRALNVFLHRLIQLLGAMAASLRGVDVLALTGGIGEHDLQLQNELRQALAWWGDVDVIVVPADEEGMIARLCQRHSTSVKSAAIG; encoded by the coding sequence ATGGGCGACCTCTGCCTGGTGATCAATCTGGGCAGTTCCAGCCTCAAGGCGGCCCTGGTGGACTCCACCGGGGCTTTCGTCTGGCATGAGGGGCGCAGCCTGGCCAAAGATGACGTGCTGGAAGACGTGCTCGACAGCTGGCTGACGCCGGCAATTGCGCCCCATGGGCACCGGCTGCAGCGCATCGGCCATCGCGTGGTCCACGGCGGGGAGCGGTTCACTGCACCGACACTGATCACGCCCGAGGTGGAATCCCGGCTCACAGAACTCATCCCTCTAGCCCCCCTGCACAACCCACCGGCATTAATAGGATTGGCCTGGGCACGACAGCGGGCACCGGACTGCCCGCAGTGGGCCTGCTTCGACACGGCCTTTCACAGCAGCCTGCCGGCGGCGGCCAGCACCTATGCCATTCCCCAGCAGTTGCGGGGCAAAGGTTTCCGCCGCTTCGGATTTCATGGCATCAACCACCAGCACGTGGCCGAATCGGTGGCGGAGCAATGGCGGCAGCAGGGCCGAGACCCGGCCAGCCTGCGGCTGATCAGTGCTCACCTGGGGGCCGGAGCCTCCCTGGCCGCCATCAAAGGCGGAATCTGCATCGACACCACCATGGGGTTCACCCCCTTGGAGGGGCTTGTGATGGCCACCCGCTCTGGCTCCATCGATCCTGGCCTGCTGCTGGAACTGATGCGTGAGGGATACAGCGCCGATGCCATGGCCGACATCCTGCAGAAGGACTCTGGCCTGAAGGGGCTATCGGGCCTGAGCGGAGACATGCGAGAGATCCGAGCTGCTGCCGGGAACGGCCACAACGGGGCGATCCGGGCCCTGAACGTGTTCCTTCACCGCCTGATTCAGTTGCTCGGGGCCATGGCCGCCAGCCTGCGCGGGGTGGATGTACTGGCCCTGACGGGCGGCATCGGCGAGCACGACCTGCAGCTGCAGAACGAACTGCGTCAGGCCTTGGCCTGGTGGGGAGACGTCGACGTGATTGTGGTTCCCGCTGATGAGGAGGGAATGATTGCCCGGCTGTGCCAGCGCCACAGCACTTCGGTGAAATCAGCTGCGATCGGGTAA
- a CDS encoding glycogen/starch/alpha-glucan phosphorylase produces MTTAQPFDLRLPTPGCYNDPERAGLDAKSVFDGMTEHLFFTLGKLAPTASRHDLYMALSYAVRDRLMMRYLATTEAMRAHPQKSVAYLSAEFLIGPQLHSNLLNLGIQKEAEDALKNFGIESLQQILDVEEEPGLGNGGLGRLAACYMESLASLKIPATGYGIRYEFGIFDQLIRDGWQVEITDKWLKGGWPWELPQPDEACFVGFGGRTESYIDDKGNYRSRWIPAEHAIGIPHDVPVLGYRVNICDRLRLWRADATESFDFYAFNIGDYYGAVDEKVGSETLSKVLYPNDGTDEGRRLRLKQQHFFVSCSLQDMLRSLDNRGLAVEDFPSYWTVQLNDTHPAIAVAELMRLLIDDRHLEWDKAWDITSRSVAYTNHTLLPEALEKWDLDLFSSLLPRHLELIYEINRRFLQQVRLRYPGNDAIQRKLSIIDEEGSKAVRMAHLATIGAHHVNGVAALHSDLVKSDLLPDFAALWPEKFTNVTNGVTPRRWVALANPEMSALLDEHVGPDWISNMENLHKLEEHQNDQGFLELWGNTKLSVKRKLATYIHRNTGVLVDPSSLFDVQVKRIHEYKRQHLNALQVITQYLRIKNGQTDGMAPRTVIFGGKAAPGYYMAKLIIRFINGIADTINADPDMDGLLRVVFLPDYNVKLGEQVYPASDLSEQISTAGKEASGTGNMKFAMNGALTIGTLDGANVEIRELVGGENFFLFGKTVEEITALKQGGYHPSDVIAALPELQEALRLIEMGHFSNGDGELFRPLLDNLTGSDPFYVMADYADYLRAQEAVSRAWSDRMHWNRMSLLNTARTGFFSSDRSISEYCNNIWAVDPLNVEITCDVR; encoded by the coding sequence ATGACCACCGCCCAACCCTTCGATCTGCGTCTGCCGACACCCGGTTGTTACAACGACCCTGAGCGCGCCGGCCTGGATGCCAAGAGTGTGTTCGACGGCATGACCGAACACCTGTTCTTCACGCTCGGCAAGCTCGCTCCCACCGCCAGCCGCCATGACCTCTACATGGCCCTGAGCTATGCGGTGCGCGACCGGCTGATGATGCGCTACCTCGCCACCACCGAGGCGATGCGGGCCCACCCCCAGAAATCGGTGGCCTATCTCTCGGCGGAATTCCTGATCGGTCCTCAGCTCCACAGCAACCTGCTGAACCTGGGGATCCAGAAGGAGGCCGAGGACGCGCTGAAGAATTTCGGCATTGAGTCGCTACAGCAGATCCTGGATGTGGAGGAGGAGCCAGGGCTGGGCAACGGCGGTCTCGGCCGTTTGGCGGCTTGTTATATGGAGTCGTTGGCGAGCCTGAAGATTCCAGCCACCGGCTACGGGATCCGCTATGAGTTCGGCATCTTCGACCAGCTGATCCGCGATGGCTGGCAGGTGGAGATCACCGACAAATGGCTCAAAGGCGGCTGGCCCTGGGAACTGCCTCAGCCCGATGAGGCCTGCTTCGTGGGCTTCGGTGGCCGCACCGAGAGCTACATCGACGACAAAGGTAACTACCGCTCGCGCTGGATTCCTGCGGAACACGCGATCGGCATCCCCCATGACGTGCCGGTGCTTGGGTATCGGGTCAACATCTGCGACCGGCTGCGCCTCTGGCGTGCCGATGCCACCGAAAGCTTTGATTTCTATGCCTTCAACATCGGCGACTACTACGGCGCCGTTGACGAAAAGGTGGGCAGCGAAACGCTTTCCAAGGTGCTGTATCCCAACGACGGCACCGACGAAGGCCGGCGGCTGCGCCTGAAGCAGCAGCACTTCTTCGTCAGCTGCTCCCTTCAGGACATGCTGCGCAGCCTCGACAACCGTGGGCTGGCCGTTGAAGACTTCCCCAGCTACTGGACGGTTCAGCTCAACGACACCCATCCCGCCATCGCCGTGGCGGAGCTGATGCGCCTGCTGATCGACGATCGGCACCTGGAGTGGGACAAGGCCTGGGACATCACCTCCCGCTCCGTGGCCTACACCAACCACACCCTGCTGCCCGAGGCTCTGGAAAAGTGGGATCTCGACCTGTTCAGCAGCCTGCTGCCCCGCCATCTCGAGCTGATTTACGAAATCAACCGGCGTTTCCTGCAACAGGTGCGACTGCGCTACCCCGGCAACGACGCCATCCAGCGCAAGCTCTCGATCATCGATGAAGAGGGCAGCAAAGCCGTGCGCATGGCGCACCTGGCAACGATTGGCGCTCACCACGTGAACGGTGTGGCAGCCCTGCATTCCGATCTAGTGAAAAGCGACCTGCTGCCGGATTTCGCAGCACTCTGGCCGGAGAAGTTCACCAACGTCACCAATGGCGTCACCCCACGCCGCTGGGTGGCCTTGGCCAACCCCGAGATGTCCGCCCTACTGGATGAGCACGTGGGCCCCGACTGGATCTCCAACATGGAGAACCTGCACAAACTGGAGGAGCATCAGAACGACCAGGGCTTCCTCGAGCTCTGGGGCAACACCAAACTGTCGGTGAAGCGCAAGCTGGCGACCTACATCCACCGCAACACCGGCGTGCTGGTGGATCCCTCCAGCCTGTTCGACGTGCAGGTGAAGCGCATCCACGAATACAAGCGCCAGCACCTCAATGCCCTGCAGGTGATCACCCAGTACCTGCGGATCAAAAACGGCCAGACCGACGGCATGGCCCCCCGCACCGTGATCTTCGGTGGCAAGGCCGCTCCGGGGTACTACATGGCGAAGCTGATCATCCGCTTCATCAACGGCATTGCCGACACCATCAACGCCGACCCGGACATGGATGGCCTGCTGCGGGTGGTGTTCCTGCCGGATTACAACGTGAAGCTGGGCGAGCAGGTCTACCCCGCCTCCGACCTCTCCGAACAGATCTCCACCGCTGGCAAGGAAGCCTCCGGCACCGGCAACATGAAGTTCGCCATGAATGGTGCCCTCACCATCGGCACCCTCGATGGAGCCAATGTGGAGATCCGCGAGCTGGTGGGAGGGGAGAACTTCTTCCTCTTCGGCAAGACCGTTGAGGAGATCACGGCCTTGAAGCAGGGCGGCTACCACCCAAGCGACGTCATCGCCGCGCTGCCGGAACTTCAGGAGGCCCTTCGGCTGATTGAGATGGGCCACTTCAGCAACGGTGACGGCGAACTGTTCCGCCCCCTGCTCGACAACCTCACTGGCAGCGACCCGTTCTATGTGATGGCCGACTACGCCGACTACCTACGGGCCCAAGAGGCGGTCAGCCGCGCCTGGAGCGATCGGATGCACTGGAATCGAATGTCGCTGCTCAACACGGCACGCACCGGGTTCTTCTCTTCCGACCGATCGATCAGCGAATACTGCAACAACATCTGGGCCGTGGATCCACTCAACGTGGAGATCACCTGCGACGTGCGCTGA